The Anaerolineae bacterium region CATCGCTGTGGACCTGAAGGGCACGTTCTTGGTGAGCCAGGCGGCCGCACGCGTGATGGTCGCGCAGCAGAAACCTGGCGCCATCGTTAACCTGTCCTCGGTCATGGCCCAATTGGCGCTGGCAGACCAGATCCCGTACTGCGCGGCCAAAGGCGGGGTGACACAACTCACCAAGGCCATGGCCCTGGCGCTGATCCCGTACGGCATCCGCGTCAACGCCGTAGCCCCTGGGCCCGTGATGACCGAGCTGATGGAGCGGGTCGTACACACTCCCGAGAAGATGGCTGTGCTGATGGATCGTCTGCCCATCGGGTACATTGCTTCCTGTGAGCAGATTGCCCGGGTGGTTCTCTTCATGGCGAGCGAGGACGCCGGCTATTTCGTCGGCCAGACGGTCTTCCCGGACGGGGGCCGTTCGATCCAGGGATTTCCCCGGCACATGGAGAAGTAACGATGTCACAACCGCGCGTAGGGTTGATCACGATTGGCGACGAACGGCCCCACGAATGGGAAAAGGTATTCCGCCGGCTTACCGAGCCCCTGCATGCCGAGGCCATCGCCTTTTTCCAACGCCAGCCGGTCGAGCTCATCGCCTTTGAGTCAGTGGCCCGTTCTCGCGAGGAGATCGAACAGCAGGCCGATGCCATCACAGCCGCGAAAGCCGATGTCTTGATCGCCCATATCCCCTGTTGGACGGAGCCCAATCTCGTGGTATATGCGGTTCAGAGGGTGGGACTGCCGACGGTTCTGCTGTCCAATAAAAGTCCCGCCACCCATGGGACGGTGGGACTGCTGGGCGCGGCCGGCGCGCTGGATCAGGTCGGCTATCCCCATCTGCGCGTGCGCGAGGACTTCCACAGCCTGCACCTGGCCGGCAAATTGCTCTCGTTCATCCGGGCCGCGTACGCGGTCCGACGGCTGCGGGGCAGTGTCTTCGGGCTGTTCGGCGGACGGAGCCTGGGGATCGACACAGGCTCGTTTGATCCCATGCAGTGGAGGAGGATGTTCGGGATCGATACGGAACACATCGACCAGCTCGAGATCATCAGACGGGCAAATGACCTGTCCCCGGAACAGGCCCATCCGATGGTGGAATGGTTGACCG contains the following coding sequences:
- a CDS encoding SDR family oxidoreductase — its product is MRRFEGKVAIVTGATRGIGAACAREFAKEGAKVVAVGRTVDLGEAVVQDIRRAGGDAIFIQCDVSKKADVDAMIARTVEHYGTIDIVVNNAGVNHSANFFDTTEEDWDWVIAVDLKGTFLVSQAAARVMVAQQKPGAIVNLSSVMAQLALADQIPYCAAKGGVTQLTKAMALALIPYGIRVNAVAPGPVMTELMERVVHTPEKMAVLMDRLPIGYIASCEQIARVVLFMASEDAGYFVGQTVFPDGGRSIQGFPRHMEK